In the genome of Salinispirillum sp. LH 10-3-1, one region contains:
- a CDS encoding GNAT family N-acetyltransferase has translation MTLNAEHSTVVRLDRSSAPHIRSVLFHSYRDEPTYQYLLEAHRPGYNQRLRATLRELVRLHFERDEVVLGVTVGDPARLVGVIFLSDIELRQDISHRVMWHFKLILTAGLQAARNFTQYFNQVQAALPEAPHRMVSLVGVLPEFQKQGIGRKLMNAVHEICAQDSISEGVYLDTGNNAYLPFYEALGYQRYATVQLKSLAEVILFRPATVDG, from the coding sequence ATGACCCTTAACGCTGAGCATTCCACCGTAGTTCGATTGGACCGATCCAGTGCGCCACATATTCGTTCTGTACTGTTTCATAGCTATCGCGACGAGCCAACGTACCAATATCTGCTCGAGGCCCATCGGCCGGGCTACAATCAGCGTTTGCGTGCTACCCTGCGAGAGTTGGTACGTCTGCATTTTGAACGTGACGAAGTAGTCTTAGGGGTAACTGTGGGCGATCCAGCTCGGTTGGTTGGTGTGATATTCCTGAGTGATATTGAATTACGACAAGATATTTCTCATCGTGTAATGTGGCACTTCAAGTTGATTCTAACTGCAGGACTGCAAGCAGCGCGTAACTTCACCCAGTACTTTAACCAAGTACAAGCGGCATTGCCGGAGGCCCCTCACAGAATGGTCAGCCTCGTGGGGGTGTTACCGGAATTTCAAAAGCAAGGCATTGGTAGAAAGCTTATGAACGCAGTTCATGAGATCTGTGCCCAAGACAGTATATCCGAGGGTGTCTACCTAGATACCGGTAACAATGCCTACTTACCGTTCTACGAGGCGTTGGGGTATCAGCGCTATGCGACTGTACAGTTGAAGTCCTTGGCCGAAGTCATACTCTTTCGGCCAGCGACGGTCGACGGCTAA
- the gspG gene encoding type II secretion system major pseudopilin GspG codes for MKKLKSNQSGFTLIELMIVLVIIAVLTGLVAQNFIGRDHDARVQAARADFNSIQNALEIYRLDNQSLPSTEQGLDALMSQPAGSPPARNWRGPYLRSQPKDPWGNPYVYVNHGSNRIEIISYGADGQPGGTGDDADLSSLDNAGN; via the coding sequence ATGAAGAAACTGAAGTCTAACCAGTCAGGTTTCACGCTCATTGAACTGATGATCGTACTGGTGATCATAGCGGTGTTGACCGGTTTGGTAGCACAAAATTTTATCGGACGCGATCACGATGCTCGGGTGCAAGCCGCGCGCGCCGATTTCAACAGCATTCAGAACGCTTTAGAGATCTATCGCTTGGACAATCAGAGCTTGCCCAGTACTGAACAAGGTCTGGATGCATTAATGAGCCAACCAGCGGGCTCGCCGCCAGCGCGCAATTGGCGCGGGCCTTATTTGCGCTCACAGCCCAAAGACCCATGGGGTAACCCGTACGTCTACGTAAACCATGGCAGCAACCGTATTGAAATTATTTCCTACGGCGCCGATGGTCAACCTGGCGGCACAGGTGATGATGCTGACCTGTCCAGTCTGGACAATGCGGGCAACTAA
- a CDS encoding EAL domain-containing protein — MLEQHPEQPLAGKRGALFELKFATRIALLFGALGLLALLVSMAYSVRTAEQSLEAEIQGALQQRHRTIVNLIETRLGLLDVYLQSAAANRIFTSLVNEPEVNTQGIDLMVEDMAFMFQDSALGANLDLFYIVDPAGNLVFDAGSPLYTTSTFISELRAPLHYANHWSLVNTQHLTAIIKSVPIFDPATIQLRGYMFVGLAIGQNRSFIEEIAGRADVDIFKVGINDGVLIRYAGVDFATTVNRHAPLNQVVVINDVNLLRSPIFLGANNDSLWAEVGISNDRFPSITESYQQLFFLLSGGFLFFLIVAAWLVHLSHNRSVGQLMQYIKAIKTGDRSRQYSPGGIIEYNQVGFAMQEMVHDLNIAATVFESAEGMMVTDQFRTILRVNEGFTDITGYTPEEAIGQPLDFIKSERHEANYFEQIEQTLNVNGSWQGEIWNQRKDGQEYLQWTSITAVRSEDDSTIINYVVTLIDATQRKAAETKITQLAFYDQLTGLPNRQLLMDRLEKALTSGERHENSGAILYIDLDDFKTLNDTRGHDVGDQLLKQVANRLLGCVRRNDTVARIGGDEFIILLEDLDPDIEVASQQAEIMSEKILEALPQPYYIAGIEQFSTLSIGLTLFQGEKESVDELLKQADLAMYQAKAAGRNTRRFFNPTMQARVLEHAALANDIRKGMQNDEFVLFFQPQVDQQHQLIGAEVLLRWNHPTRGITTPGEIIPVAEETGLILPLGEWVLKSACQVLADWAKDSITAQLTLSVNISARQLHQADFVEQVKSIIAETGANAQKLKLELTESMLLHDVEDTIHKMHKLRDHGVSFSLDDFGTGYSSLSYLKQLPLDQLKIDQSFVRDLAFDNQDSNIARTIVSLANGLGISVIAEGVETPAQCERLEVYGCNEYQGYLFGRPVRLKDMRMN; from the coding sequence ATGTTAGAGCAACACCCAGAGCAGCCTCTAGCTGGAAAGCGCGGGGCCTTGTTCGAATTAAAATTCGCAACCCGAATTGCTCTGCTTTTTGGCGCTTTAGGGCTGCTCGCACTATTAGTCAGCATGGCTTATTCCGTTCGTACTGCCGAACAGAGCTTAGAGGCTGAAATTCAGGGTGCCCTGCAACAACGTCATCGCACTATTGTGAACTTGATCGAAACGCGCCTCGGGTTGCTTGATGTCTATCTGCAAAGTGCAGCAGCCAATCGTATTTTCACCTCGTTAGTCAATGAGCCAGAAGTCAATACGCAAGGTATTGATCTTATGGTTGAGGACATGGCATTCATGTTCCAAGACTCTGCTCTCGGCGCCAATCTTGACTTGTTCTATATCGTTGACCCCGCTGGCAACCTGGTTTTTGATGCTGGCTCGCCGTTGTATACCACCTCGACCTTCATCAGCGAACTGCGAGCCCCTCTTCATTATGCCAATCACTGGAGTCTGGTGAACACGCAGCATCTCACCGCCATTATCAAGTCTGTCCCCATTTTTGACCCCGCCACTATACAGTTACGCGGCTATATGTTCGTAGGTTTGGCTATTGGCCAAAACCGGTCATTTATCGAAGAAATTGCAGGCCGTGCTGATGTCGATATTTTTAAAGTGGGTATAAATGATGGAGTACTTATCCGGTACGCTGGTGTGGATTTCGCGACGACCGTCAACCGGCATGCACCGCTCAACCAGGTCGTCGTTATTAATGACGTTAATCTATTGCGTTCACCCATTTTTTTAGGCGCCAACAACGACTCACTTTGGGCCGAGGTAGGGATCTCGAACGATCGCTTTCCTTCCATTACCGAAAGCTACCAACAACTCTTCTTTTTGCTGTCTGGCGGATTTCTTTTCTTCCTCATCGTTGCAGCATGGCTGGTACACCTCAGTCATAACCGCAGCGTTGGCCAGCTCATGCAGTACATCAAGGCGATCAAGACAGGAGATCGCAGCCGCCAGTATTCTCCAGGTGGCATCATTGAATACAACCAAGTTGGCTTCGCAATGCAAGAGATGGTGCATGACCTAAATATAGCCGCGACAGTATTTGAGTCGGCCGAAGGCATGATGGTCACTGACCAATTCCGCACTATTCTGCGCGTCAATGAAGGCTTTACTGACATTACTGGTTACACACCAGAAGAAGCCATAGGCCAGCCGCTCGATTTCATTAAGTCTGAACGTCATGAAGCGAACTACTTTGAACAAATAGAGCAAACCCTGAACGTAAATGGTTCATGGCAAGGCGAAATATGGAATCAGCGTAAAGACGGCCAAGAGTACTTACAATGGACGAGTATCACTGCGGTGCGTTCAGAAGACGACTCCACCATCATCAACTACGTCGTCACCCTGATTGATGCCACGCAACGCAAAGCGGCAGAGACCAAAATTACGCAGTTAGCGTTTTATGACCAGTTAACAGGACTGCCCAACCGCCAACTTTTGATGGATCGACTGGAGAAAGCTCTTACCTCTGGTGAGCGTCATGAGAATTCTGGAGCCATTCTCTACATCGACCTCGATGATTTTAAGACCTTGAATGACACTCGTGGTCACGATGTCGGCGACCAACTCTTGAAGCAGGTAGCAAATCGCTTGCTCGGTTGCGTGCGACGCAATGACACGGTAGCGCGCATTGGTGGGGATGAGTTTATTATTCTATTGGAAGATCTAGACCCTGACATTGAGGTAGCTTCACAACAAGCTGAGATCATGTCGGAAAAAATACTCGAGGCCCTACCCCAGCCTTACTACATTGCTGGCATTGAGCAGTTCAGCACACTGAGCATTGGCTTAACCCTATTCCAAGGTGAAAAGGAATCAGTAGACGAATTGCTGAAACAAGCAGACTTGGCCATGTACCAAGCGAAGGCTGCTGGCCGCAATACTCGCCGTTTCTTTAATCCGACCATGCAGGCTCGTGTGCTCGAGCATGCAGCGCTTGCAAATGACATTCGTAAGGGTATGCAGAACGATGAGTTCGTGTTGTTTTTTCAGCCTCAGGTCGATCAACAGCATCAACTGATCGGCGCAGAAGTATTATTGCGTTGGAACCATCCCACAAGAGGCATTACAACACCCGGAGAAATCATTCCTGTTGCTGAGGAAACAGGCTTGATACTGCCGCTCGGCGAATGGGTGCTGAAGTCGGCATGCCAAGTACTGGCCGACTGGGCGAAGGACTCAATAACTGCGCAATTAACCCTGTCGGTCAATATCAGTGCGCGGCAGTTACATCAAGCCGACTTTGTAGAACAAGTGAAAAGCATTATTGCAGAGACTGGCGCCAATGCACAGAAGCTAAAACTGGAGTTAACCGAAAGTATGTTGCTGCACGATGTTGAAGACACCATTCATAAAATGCATAAGCTGCGTGACCATGGCGTGTCATTTTCACTGGATGACTTTGGGACAGGTTATTCCTCACTGTCTTATTTGAAACAACTCCCCTTGGATCAATTGAAAATTGACCAGTCTTTCGTACGTGACTTGGCGTTCGACAATCAAGACTCTAATATCGCGCGTACCATTGTTTCTCTGGCGAATGGTTTGGGTATTTCGGTGATTGCTGAAGGCGTTGAAACGCCCGCACAGTGTGAACGTCTCGAGGTTTACGGCTGCAATGAGTATCAAGGCTATTTGTTCGGACGCCCAGTACGCTTGAAAGACATGCGGATGAACTAA
- a CDS encoding tripartite tricarboxylate transporter substrate binding protein — protein sequence MATDTFPNRPLTMLIGFNPGGSTDVQAQVLAPILAEILGQPVELLHQSGAGGAVAAAMLASSPDQGYIFQYGLSLPFTFSPLASRASYNHLSFRYVAGVTLDQAALVTGPSTPFTDWAGFLEYARANPGTVYATQNIQDRFIINHIADQEGLTFRIVPTTGGAGMAPLILSGDAHFAFSGGTHSAYTESGQMHVLASLADERLVYYPDAPTLRELGYDVSMHAVRVIAVPANTPDYQVDILRRALEQAVEDPRFIAVTEQTIKMPVVFMDEEQLNKLFAEQVEEYKLLILNSTDE from the coding sequence ATGGCCACTGATACCTTTCCGAACCGACCATTAACGATGCTGATTGGCTTTAATCCAGGCGGCAGTACAGACGTGCAGGCCCAGGTACTTGCCCCTATACTGGCTGAAATTTTAGGCCAACCCGTTGAGTTATTGCATCAATCAGGTGCAGGTGGCGCCGTGGCAGCCGCCATGTTGGCCAGTAGTCCTGATCAAGGGTATATTTTCCAGTATGGTCTCTCCCTACCCTTTACTTTTTCGCCCTTAGCCTCACGTGCATCCTATAATCACCTGAGTTTCCGTTATGTCGCCGGTGTTACTCTGGATCAAGCAGCCCTGGTGACAGGGCCTAGCACGCCATTTACCGACTGGGCCGGGTTTTTAGAGTACGCCCGGGCGAACCCGGGCACTGTATATGCCACGCAGAACATCCAAGATAGATTCATCATTAACCATATCGCCGATCAAGAGGGTCTGACCTTTCGCATTGTGCCCACCACGGGTGGTGCCGGAATGGCACCGCTGATTTTGTCGGGTGATGCTCATTTCGCCTTTAGCGGAGGCACACACAGCGCCTATACTGAATCAGGACAAATGCATGTGCTAGCAAGCTTGGCCGACGAGCGCTTAGTCTATTATCCTGACGCCCCGACATTGCGCGAACTCGGATACGACGTGAGTATGCATGCGGTGAGAGTAATTGCCGTACCAGCCAATACGCCAGACTACCAAGTCGACATATTGAGACGAGCGCTCGAACAAGCCGTTGAAGACCCACGTTTCATCGCAGTGACTGAGCAAACGATTAAAATGCCTGTCGTTTTTATGGACGAGGAACAGTTGAATAAACTGTTCGCCGAGCAAGTTGAAGAGTACAAACTGCTGATTTTAAACTCGACCGATGAATAA
- a CDS encoding tripartite tricarboxylate transporter substrate binding protein, with amino-acid sequence MHNKTLCALLFSLLYIVGTVNAAESAFPNRPLTMIVGFNPGGSTDIQAKALAPVLEDVLGQPVNILYLPGAGGGLAAAMLASSDEEGYVFMFGTSLPYTFTPLTAPASYNINSFRYVAALALDQSAIVTGGVKPFKTWSEFIEYGQGASSLTVASQTPQDRYLLNMISQREGLNLRVVPTTGGAGMTPLILSGDVDFAFSGGTHTQYTESGDMVVLLSLVDERLIGYPDVPSLREYGYQISLQNPRVVAVPSNTPDNQVGILSHALQQATLDPRFIAATDRVRLPVVFYDEQEVTEYFDRQMEEYLWLINEYGN; translated from the coding sequence ATGCATAATAAAACGCTGTGCGCCCTACTCTTCTCATTACTGTACATTGTTGGCACTGTGAACGCGGCTGAGAGCGCCTTTCCCAATCGTCCCTTAACTATGATCGTAGGCTTTAATCCGGGTGGCAGTACTGATATCCAGGCAAAAGCGCTAGCGCCTGTGCTGGAGGATGTGCTGGGGCAACCGGTTAACATACTTTATCTACCGGGTGCAGGAGGTGGCTTGGCTGCCGCCATGCTGGCCAGTAGCGACGAAGAAGGATATGTGTTTATGTTTGGCACGTCCCTGCCTTATACCTTCACGCCGCTGACTGCTCCTGCGTCCTATAACATTAACAGTTTTCGTTATGTTGCAGCACTTGCCTTGGATCAGTCCGCCATAGTAACGGGAGGCGTAAAGCCCTTTAAAACATGGTCAGAGTTCATCGAATATGGTCAAGGGGCTTCCAGTTTGACTGTTGCGTCTCAAACACCTCAAGACCGGTACCTTTTGAACATGATTTCCCAGCGCGAGGGCTTAAATTTGCGTGTAGTCCCAACAACGGGAGGAGCTGGCATGACACCTCTGATACTTTCTGGAGATGTCGATTTTGCGTTCAGCGGAGGAACCCATACCCAATACACGGAATCTGGAGATATGGTGGTCTTGCTCAGTCTCGTTGATGAGCGTTTAATCGGTTACCCCGACGTGCCATCCTTGCGAGAATACGGTTATCAAATTAGTTTACAGAACCCACGTGTTGTCGCAGTTCCCTCCAATACTCCTGACAATCAGGTAGGGATACTGTCACATGCTTTACAACAAGCGACCTTAGACCCTCGATTTATCGCTGCAACCGACAGAGTACGTCTGCCGGTTGTTTTCTATGATGAACAGGAAGTGACCGAGTATTTCGATCGCCAGATGGAGGAATACCTATGGCTGATCAACGAATATGGGAATTGA
- the gspI gene encoding type II secretion system minor pseudopilin GspI has product MNKPRGFTLIEVMVALAVFAVIASSVVLVNTRAISNAALLENRLFGLWVAENKMAELRISGAPPINEYENEVSNFGREWVVRWTVEDAESADYGAYVRRVTVRSFLAQGDELSDVASIVALIQVPL; this is encoded by the coding sequence ATGAATAAGCCCCGTGGTTTTACCTTAATTGAAGTCATGGTGGCATTGGCTGTTTTTGCCGTGATCGCCAGCAGTGTCGTATTGGTCAATACACGCGCGATCAGCAATGCTGCTTTATTGGAGAATCGCCTGTTCGGGCTGTGGGTCGCGGAAAACAAAATGGCGGAGTTGCGTATCTCAGGTGCACCGCCAATTAATGAATACGAGAATGAAGTGTCGAATTTCGGCCGCGAATGGGTGGTGCGGTGGACGGTCGAGGATGCTGAATCGGCTGACTATGGCGCCTATGTTCGTCGCGTGACGGTGCGCAGCTTCTTGGCGCAAGGTGATGAACTCAGCGATGTTGCCAGTATTGTTGCGCTGATCCAGGTGCCATTATGA
- the gspK gene encoding type II secretion system minor pseudopilin GspK, translating into MQRQQGVALIQVLLVFALLMAIATQIAFRQGVAIATASYTTEYAQGQSWVQSTESLAKADLAIDFSSPLDPDYWGTWSPEYALDPELDIGTAQFRLLSLQGKFNLNWLHPDANRPEAQEQLQRLLAAEGYEQAWANRIADWFSSVSGAEFEYRLVRPGYRPSFLPLADASELRLLAPQSGALEPLDLGDWGAILPTWSKLDVTSASESAIRALHPDLGTEHWQALQSAIDNGLSSVDDWLGMEEMEPLLGQLKTEWFTHEGEFYRMEARVRYQERLLYLTSWIHRGPDGIMTVYQRSRLPLNVELDAAE; encoded by the coding sequence TTGCAAAGACAGCAGGGCGTGGCACTGATACAGGTGCTGCTGGTTTTTGCACTGCTGATGGCCATTGCGACACAGATTGCTTTTCGCCAAGGGGTAGCCATTGCTACCGCAAGCTACACCACGGAATATGCGCAAGGACAATCGTGGGTGCAGAGTACGGAGTCATTGGCCAAGGCAGACTTGGCCATCGATTTCAGCTCGCCATTAGACCCTGACTACTGGGGCACCTGGTCGCCAGAATACGCGCTGGACCCGGAACTCGATATCGGTACGGCCCAGTTTCGCTTGTTATCACTGCAGGGAAAATTCAACCTGAATTGGCTGCACCCTGATGCGAACCGCCCGGAAGCGCAAGAACAATTGCAACGATTACTAGCGGCGGAAGGGTATGAGCAAGCCTGGGCCAACCGCATTGCTGACTGGTTCAGTTCGGTCAGTGGAGCCGAGTTTGAGTATCGTCTAGTACGGCCGGGTTACCGACCATCGTTTCTACCCTTGGCCGATGCCAGTGAACTGCGTTTACTCGCACCGCAAAGCGGTGCCTTGGAGCCGTTAGACCTCGGCGACTGGGGGGCGATTCTGCCAACATGGTCGAAACTGGACGTGACCAGTGCGTCCGAAAGTGCCATACGGGCGCTGCACCCAGATCTAGGTACCGAACATTGGCAAGCATTACAGTCGGCGATCGATAATGGGTTATCGAGCGTCGATGACTGGCTCGGCATGGAAGAAATGGAGCCGCTACTCGGCCAACTTAAAACAGAGTGGTTCACCCATGAAGGCGAGTTTTACCGCATGGAAGCTCGCGTCCGTTATCAGGAACGGCTACTCTATCTGACCAGTTGGATTCATCGTGGGCCTGATGGAATAATGACCGTCTATCAGCGCAGCCGCTTGCCACTGAATGTCGAACTGGATGCTGCTGAATAA
- the gspL gene encoding type II secretion system protein GspL, whose product MKSQTVFVYPDSRLEHFQWLLVDQGELQQVWAGDRAQMQHSLQAFTGIGPDCVVVLPVEVALHSLVEVPRKQRRFLSRTLPFILEGQTAQNIEELHIVVGNYQLGDRVSVLAVPHAYLEELLGIFDELPMTPSAVHVDSELLSKSDPNALHISWYDDRLLVSALGRGFSCTRGNLSSWLERVIPDSNVAAAVKMTLGPGREAEGSTLEAELVQSYDDVSAPIKGAPHPLETLALLCLTTGRVTNLLTGPYEPETSFARYRRYVPVGATALVMLLSALVLHTVTETRQMQQRAETTWRFVAELYAQASGDERPFNRVQFRPIVESRLNQAGNVQGEAVFLNFLQLVNQSMQGVEVQLQEIRYAGDRGEIQMQVIAPSTTELETLRRQLENHSVQVSYSAGRVEAGFRGNFQLQWSGGTQ is encoded by the coding sequence ATGAAATCTCAAACCGTTTTTGTATATCCCGATAGTCGATTGGAGCATTTCCAATGGCTGTTGGTTGACCAAGGTGAGTTGCAGCAAGTCTGGGCCGGTGATAGAGCACAGATGCAACACAGCCTGCAGGCGTTTACTGGCATAGGGCCCGACTGTGTCGTGGTGCTGCCGGTGGAAGTGGCCTTACATTCGTTGGTGGAAGTACCGCGTAAACAGCGTCGATTTTTATCCCGCACATTGCCCTTCATACTCGAAGGGCAGACTGCACAGAACATTGAAGAGCTTCACATTGTCGTCGGTAACTATCAGCTGGGAGACCGTGTGAGTGTATTGGCGGTGCCACATGCTTATCTTGAGGAGCTGCTGGGCATATTCGATGAATTGCCGATGACTCCCAGTGCCGTACATGTCGACAGTGAGCTATTAAGTAAAAGTGATCCGAACGCCTTACATATCAGTTGGTACGATGACCGTTTGCTGGTCAGTGCGCTGGGGCGTGGCTTTTCCTGTACCCGAGGAAATCTGTCAAGTTGGCTTGAGCGGGTGATTCCAGACAGTAACGTAGCCGCTGCGGTTAAAATGACCCTGGGACCAGGGCGTGAAGCCGAAGGCAGCACTCTAGAGGCGGAGCTCGTGCAGTCATACGATGACGTATCGGCGCCCATAAAAGGTGCTCCGCACCCGCTGGAGACGTTGGCCTTGTTGTGCTTAACCACGGGTAGAGTCACCAATCTATTGACCGGTCCATATGAACCTGAAACGTCGTTTGCGCGTTATCGGCGATACGTTCCCGTGGGTGCCACAGCGCTTGTCATGCTGTTGTCGGCGCTGGTTCTGCATACCGTGACTGAAACCCGCCAGATGCAACAGCGCGCCGAAACAACGTGGCGGTTTGTCGCCGAGCTGTATGCGCAGGCCAGTGGTGATGAACGCCCTTTTAATCGCGTGCAGTTCCGTCCGATCGTGGAGTCTCGACTCAATCAGGCGGGTAATGTGCAGGGCGAAGCGGTGTTCCTGAATTTCTTGCAGTTGGTCAATCAATCGATGCAGGGCGTGGAGGTGCAGTTGCAGGAAATACGCTATGCGGGTGATCGTGGCGAGATACAAATGCAGGTCATAGCGCCCAGTACAACCGAGTTAGAAACCTTGCGGCGTCAGTTGGAAAATCATTCAGTGCAAGTCAGCTATTCGGCTGGTCGCGTTGAAGCAGGTTTTCGCGGAAACTTCCAGTTGCAATGGTCGGGAGGTACTCAATGA
- a CDS encoding type II secretion system protein, giving the protein MMLTCPVWTMRATKRAHRAHGFTLIELMVVLILVAIVGAMVVGSIGGRDRERTHQQYLGQIQAFVDEAYIQARLKSQDHALQWYRDQVVLLALVASVNDQGDAVVLAEVEDTLTMPATLELILQLNDSSILLPSAQAGPAPNAQSAHVFILPDGTSEDPWAIDVTWEVDGERFRRLVSDGLNRPQWRYANE; this is encoded by the coding sequence ATGATGCTGACCTGTCCAGTCTGGACAATGCGGGCAACTAAGCGCGCTCATCGAGCGCATGGTTTTACTCTAATCGAGTTGATGGTGGTGCTCATCCTTGTAGCGATTGTTGGTGCTATGGTGGTGGGCTCAATCGGTGGTAGAGACCGCGAGCGCACTCATCAGCAGTATCTTGGCCAAATACAGGCCTTCGTGGATGAAGCCTACATTCAAGCGCGCTTAAAAAGCCAAGACCATGCTTTGCAATGGTATCGCGACCAAGTTGTTCTCCTGGCCCTGGTGGCCAGCGTGAACGACCAAGGTGATGCTGTTGTGTTAGCGGAAGTGGAAGACACCTTGACGATGCCAGCAACGCTCGAGCTCATACTGCAACTAAATGATTCCAGTATTCTTTTACCTAGCGCACAAGCTGGCCCTGCGCCGAACGCCCAGTCCGCCCATGTATTTATCCTTCCTGACGGCACCAGTGAAGATCCTTGGGCGATTGATGTGACTTGGGAGGTTGATGGCGAGCGGTTTCGGCGGCTGGTCAGCGATGGTTTGAACCGTCCCCAATGGCGGTATGCCAATGAATAA
- a CDS encoding type II secretion system protein GspJ — protein sequence MRQQGFTLLELMIAITLSALLGLATLNLVSQMATSQERINASTATLDRLGAAKSRLEADLTQFAPHRPVADDFGNEQPALVYSSDGVLELTRLGWPRSIVNTPLRSDLQRLEYRLVDISNDICRMGLTTEEWDQRDSIRGFCLVRRYRQHLEAERDNPWVEQVVLAPLSDMSLRFQTQDANGASSWHDVWPPDRDDRALSIRGIELTLDFDPVGPAQFFWEVPAQLHDRSED from the coding sequence ATGAGGCAACAAGGCTTTACCCTACTTGAGTTGATGATCGCTATTACCTTGTCGGCGCTCTTAGGCTTAGCCACCTTGAACTTGGTAAGCCAAATGGCAACCAGCCAAGAACGTATCAATGCCAGCACTGCCACTTTAGATCGGCTGGGTGCTGCCAAGTCACGCTTGGAAGCCGACCTTACGCAGTTCGCACCACACCGACCAGTAGCTGATGATTTCGGTAACGAGCAACCGGCTTTGGTTTACAGCTCGGATGGCGTACTGGAACTTACACGTTTGGGCTGGCCACGCTCTATCGTCAATACCCCATTGCGTTCTGATCTTCAGCGTTTGGAGTATCGCCTCGTCGATATCAGTAATGATATTTGCCGCATGGGCTTAACCACTGAGGAGTGGGATCAGCGCGACAGTATTCGTGGCTTTTGCCTGGTGCGGCGCTACCGGCAACATCTGGAAGCCGAGCGTGATAATCCGTGGGTAGAGCAGGTGGTACTTGCACCTCTGTCGGACATGTCACTCCGGTTTCAAACTCAGGATGCCAATGGAGCCTCTAGCTGGCATGACGTATGGCCACCTGACCGCGACGATCGAGCCTTAAGCATCAGGGGCATTGAATTGACGCTCGATTTCGACCCCGTTGGACCAGCCCAGTTCTTCTGGGAAGTGCCCGCCCAGCTACACGACCGGAGCGAAGATTGA
- the gspM gene encoding type II secretion system protein M produces MNQLLQSMRDRWTSYDTNEQLIIGGVGALAIVVFLWLLVIQPVANWREQTARDLQRAEDSLQWLSRAAPRLRQVSLNEGPGAVSQQQSMTNIVSEAARRNNVSLTRFEQSGQNGLRFWLDDQRFDLTLAWLADLELQGIRVDQVTISQTNNPGLVTVRGVFLR; encoded by the coding sequence ATGAATCAACTGCTGCAGAGTATGCGAGACCGCTGGACATCCTACGACACCAATGAACAACTTATTATTGGAGGCGTCGGGGCGTTAGCGATCGTGGTGTTTCTTTGGCTATTGGTTATACAGCCCGTCGCCAACTGGCGCGAACAGACCGCGCGCGACTTACAACGCGCCGAGGATAGTTTGCAATGGCTCAGCCGCGCTGCACCCCGATTACGCCAAGTGTCGCTTAACGAAGGTCCAGGGGCTGTTTCACAACAGCAGAGTATGACCAACATAGTCAGTGAGGCAGCCCGCCGCAACAATGTTAGTCTGACGCGTTTTGAACAGAGTGGTCAGAACGGACTGCGATTTTGGTTGGATGATCAACGGTTTGATTTAACCTTAGCGTGGCTCGCGGATCTTGAGTTGCAAGGCATACGTGTTGATCAGGTTACTATTAGCCAAACTAACAACCCTGGATTGGTAACGGTTCGTGGTGTATTTTTACGTTAA